A DNA window from Bacteroides cellulosilyticus contains the following coding sequences:
- a CDS encoding glycosyltransferase family 4 protein: MKIVVTGTRGIPGIQGGVETHCEELYPLIVDEQHEVIVVRRLGYAADHAVKSYKQVTIKDIKVPRNKHLEAFLHTFLAVLYARKVGADIVHIHAVGPALMAPIVRMLGMKAVVTHHGPDYDREKWGAFAKWILRIGEKAGVRYANHVIVISEHIRNMIQQRYPSKNNITLIHNGVNVSSGISDTGYLHSLGLTEYSYILAVGRLVKEKGFDKLVEAFKEQSPSSVKLVIAGDADHQDEYAQKLKGICQREENILLTGFIKGDKLAQLYAYARIFVLPSTHEGLPIALLEAMSYGCPILASDIPANKEIGLPDECYFKNGNLASLQQTLEKKLESIQAERITYDLSSYDWHHIARQTKEIYNSLII, translated from the coding sequence ATGAAAATCGTAGTTACAGGTACCAGAGGTATTCCCGGCATACAAGGAGGAGTAGAAACCCATTGCGAAGAACTATATCCTTTAATCGTAGATGAACAACATGAAGTGATTGTGGTTCGTCGTCTCGGCTATGCAGCAGACCATGCTGTAAAAAGCTATAAACAAGTTACAATAAAAGACATAAAAGTGCCTCGAAACAAGCATCTGGAAGCTTTCTTACATACGTTTCTGGCTGTATTGTATGCCCGGAAAGTGGGAGCGGACATAGTACACATTCATGCAGTAGGCCCGGCTCTGATGGCCCCTATCGTACGTATGTTAGGAATGAAAGCGGTAGTAACACATCATGGTCCGGATTATGACCGGGAAAAATGGGGAGCATTTGCCAAATGGATACTTCGGATAGGAGAAAAGGCTGGCGTACGCTATGCAAACCATGTGATCGTGATTTCAGAGCATATACGGAATATGATACAGCAACGGTATCCATCGAAAAACAATATCACTCTAATACATAACGGAGTCAATGTAAGCTCCGGGATATCTGATACAGGCTATCTTCACAGTCTGGGGTTAACCGAATACTCTTATATTCTGGCTGTTGGTCGTCTGGTAAAAGAAAAAGGATTCGACAAGCTGGTTGAAGCATTCAAAGAACAGTCTCCGTCCTCCGTAAAGTTAGTAATAGCCGGTGATGCCGATCATCAGGATGAATATGCCCAAAAATTAAAGGGGATATGCCAAAGAGAGGAGAATATACTTTTGACCGGCTTTATAAAAGGAGATAAATTAGCACAATTATATGCATATGCCCGGATATTTGTATTACCGTCGACTCACGAAGGATTGCCAATCGCATTGCTCGAAGCTATGAGTTATGGATGCCCTATACTTGCAAGCGATATACCTGCCAACAAGGAAATAGGATTGCCGGATGAATGTTACTTCAAAAATGGTAATCTTGCCAGCTTGCAGCAAACATTAGAAAAGAAACTAGAAAGTATTCAGGCAGAACGGATTACTTATGATCTTTCATCATATGACTGGCACCATATTGCCCGGCAGACTAAAGAAATTTATAATTCTTTGATTATCTAA
- a CDS encoding lipid II flippase MurJ, whose translation MKLKIGTYKKGAVYSSAFSIGSKLTAFVMQLLIAYYLGANTGTDIYFYLFNIAILVGGLVQTLNTSILIPKAMFLRYNESSRAEMQFHNSFLYTFLLLAAGALLLFCIIGGKQAPEWIMNFPTQDIRSHISVYYLFFPLTLLIIVNLYVSEILVSFKYFTLGLSCNFMINFSGIVALILLGQKADVSIVMYSSCCACLLNIILLLWFMKKKLRWQFSLVKFALVRSQSKALTGLAVNQGIIIFASTFPMYLLSQYQPGIITVINYAQKFIQAPLALIQQITSVLQIKLNNLYSHGKKEEMYHVTLRVTLRLFLFTICTSLVIFLLRTFIAEELFGLGKMPYAAMEKLSSLIGIMTFAMPFTAVSLACMKIYFTEGRIRIYIIIMSLSNLFSCICYYFAIETWKEHGYAVVYLFIEFVIMIGIVAFLKRRK comes from the coding sequence ATGAAGCTGAAAATTGGAACATATAAAAAAGGAGCCGTATATTCTTCCGCTTTCAGCATCGGAAGTAAACTGACAGCTTTTGTCATGCAGCTTCTAATTGCTTACTATCTGGGGGCAAATACAGGAACAGATATTTATTTTTATTTATTTAATATAGCTATTTTAGTAGGTGGACTAGTGCAAACACTCAATACATCTATTTTAATTCCTAAAGCTATGTTCCTGCGCTATAATGAGTCATCAAGAGCTGAAATGCAATTTCACAATTCATTTCTTTACACATTCTTATTACTGGCAGCAGGTGCATTACTTCTATTCTGCATAATTGGAGGCAAACAGGCACCAGAATGGATTATGAATTTCCCCACCCAAGATATACGTAGTCACATCTCAGTATATTACTTGTTTTTCCCACTGACTCTCCTTATCATAGTAAATCTCTATGTAAGTGAAATATTGGTTTCATTCAAGTATTTTACATTGGGACTTTCGTGTAATTTCATGATAAACTTTAGTGGCATTGTTGCACTTATCTTATTAGGCCAAAAAGCAGATGTTTCAATCGTGATGTATAGTAGCTGTTGTGCATGCTTACTGAATATTATCTTGTTGCTTTGGTTTATGAAGAAAAAGCTGAGATGGCAATTCTCGTTAGTAAAATTCGCTCTTGTCCGTTCACAAAGCAAAGCGTTAACCGGGCTGGCTGTTAATCAGGGAATCATTATTTTTGCATCCACTTTTCCCATGTATCTATTGTCCCAATATCAGCCGGGAATAATAACTGTCATCAATTATGCACAGAAGTTTATCCAAGCTCCGTTAGCACTCATACAGCAAATAACTTCTGTTCTTCAAATAAAGCTCAACAATCTATACAGCCACGGTAAAAAGGAAGAAATGTATCATGTCACTTTGCGGGTAACTTTACGTTTATTTCTGTTTACGATATGCACTTCTTTGGTTATCTTCCTGTTACGTACTTTTATTGCCGAGGAATTGTTCGGATTAGGAAAAATGCCGTATGCCGCCATGGAAAAGCTATCATCCCTTATCGGTATAATGACATTTGCAATGCCTTTTACCGCCGTCAGCTTGGCATGCATGAAAATATATTTTACAGAAGGCCGTATACGTATCTATATCATTATTATGTCATTGAGTAACCTATTCTCATGTATATGTTACTATTTTGCTATAGAGACATGGAAGGAACATGGATATGCCGTTGTGTACTTATTCATTGAATTTGTAATTATGATAGGTATTGTGGCGTTTTTAAAACGCAGAAAATAA
- a CDS encoding LTA synthase family protein — protein sequence MKDYRLSSWKKYPNELFYIAAMAALTLQLLHLRYDLLLHFDKDLGLLSYSARSMVDALLLLLPYWLLPAKLRIYYVGIIVFLFSFWGLSQLWYYRTYDDLMPFSSFLLFENISPLLLNSIKASMKLTDILFILPPFFLFILYWFLFVDTIKKTPVNSKKRVIYTISILLFAILIHLMNAYVFYSKMQNRTTCHLGIRYVNTVNYISYFDFNGFVPFCIHSFINTILEKRSLDIKEKEEIESFLSKYMLKYTDNQYAVKEKQNLIVIIVESLNSWLINFKLDSIEVTPHLNQLCQENNSIFALHIQPQVKSGRSSDAHFMYNTGLLPINNGAVAVRFGEAEYPSLAKALKGYESLSMVCDDAKYWNQETAFKSYGFTQLYDSRSMMNTSGNINDHILLEKAANQIKHVDFPFYAQLVTISMHYPYNKLEIPSTNISKSKLYTKDIRNFLEKAHFCDNAIGKFIQELKETGIYEKSLIAIISDHNEIDKNQIENRKETLPEDKEIAMIILNGSQKLNYTSKMEQIDIYPTLLDLMGANNYPWKGLGHSIFRKDSIQLLPLEERRSYISDLIITKGYFKMK from the coding sequence ATGAAAGATTATAGATTAAGCAGCTGGAAAAAATATCCTAATGAACTTTTTTATATAGCAGCAATGGCAGCTCTAACTTTACAGCTATTGCATCTTCGCTATGACCTTTTATTACACTTTGATAAGGATTTAGGATTGCTGAGCTACAGTGCTCGTTCTATGGTTGACGCACTCTTGCTACTACTACCTTATTGGTTACTCCCTGCTAAGTTACGCATATATTATGTTGGCATTATAGTTTTCCTATTCTCTTTTTGGGGATTGTCTCAATTATGGTATTATCGTACTTATGATGATCTGATGCCATTTTCCTCTTTTCTCCTATTTGAAAATATTTCCCCTTTGTTGTTGAATAGCATAAAAGCATCTATGAAATTAACAGATATTCTGTTTATTTTGCCACCATTCTTTTTATTCATTCTTTATTGGTTTCTTTTTGTGGATACAATAAAAAAGACACCTGTCAATTCTAAAAAAAGAGTCATATATACGATTAGTATCTTACTTTTTGCTATTCTTATACATTTAATGAATGCATATGTGTTTTATTCAAAAATGCAAAATAGGACGACTTGTCATTTAGGAATTCGCTATGTTAATACGGTTAATTACATATCGTATTTTGACTTTAATGGATTTGTCCCCTTCTGTATACATTCATTTATAAACACCATATTAGAAAAACGTAGTTTGGATATTAAAGAAAAAGAAGAAATAGAATCATTTTTGAGCAAATACATGCTTAAATATACAGATAATCAATACGCTGTTAAAGAAAAACAGAATTTAATTGTAATAATAGTTGAATCTCTTAACTCATGGCTTATTAATTTTAAACTGGATAGTATAGAAGTAACCCCTCATTTAAATCAACTTTGCCAGGAAAATAATTCAATTTTTGCTTTACATATACAACCTCAAGTCAAAAGTGGTAGATCAAGTGATGCACATTTCATGTACAATACAGGACTGTTACCTATAAATAATGGTGCGGTGGCTGTACGATTTGGAGAGGCTGAATATCCTTCTTTGGCAAAAGCGTTAAAAGGGTATGAATCATTATCTATGGTTTGTGATGATGCTAAATATTGGAATCAGGAAACGGCTTTCAAATCTTATGGATTTACACAATTATATGATAGTCGTTCAATGATGAATACTTCAGGAAACATAAATGATCATATCTTGTTAGAAAAAGCTGCCAATCAAATTAAACATGTCGATTTCCCTTTTTACGCACAGCTGGTAACAATTAGCATGCATTATCCTTATAATAAATTAGAGATTCCTTCTACAAATATTTCTAAATCAAAATTGTATACCAAAGATATTAGAAACTTTCTGGAAAAGGCCCATTTTTGTGATAATGCTATTGGCAAATTTATTCAAGAATTAAAAGAAACAGGAATCTATGAGAAATCACTTATAGCAATTATTTCGGATCATAACGAAATAGATAAGAACCAAATTGAAAATAGAAAAGAGACTCTACCTGAAGATAAAGAAATAGCAATGATTATACTCAATGGTTCACAAAAGCTGAATTACACCTCTAAAATGGAACAAATAGATATCTATCCGACTTTACTTGATTTAATGGGGGCTAATAACTATCCGTGGAAAGGTTTGGGACATAGTATTTTTCGTAAGGACTCTATACAATTACTCCCATTAGAAGAAAGAAGAAGTTATATTTCTGATTTGATTATAACAAAAGGATATTTTAAAATGAAGTAA
- a CDS encoding glycosyltransferase gives MRILIVNKFLYLRGGDCTHSLNLKQLLRNAGHDVCFYAMSYSQNIVCEENKYFAEEISFSAKDLQGKIKAANRIIWGIGVAQNFKKLLDEFQPDVVHLNNIHSYLSPIVAKLAYQRGVKVIWTLHDYKLICPSYSCLCKGNTCEACFTDKKHVVLRKCMKNSFPASILAWGEAMNWNKNKLSLWTNSFICPSQFMAEKMQQGGYPATKLQVISNFIGEEQVQYIINTPNPIREEAYAYIGRLSQEKGVESLLKAASRLPYKLYIAGSGPLEAELKKKYTANNIIFLGHLGTKDTIELFKKVSFTVIPSISYENNPLGVIESMCCGTPVLGRNIGGIPELLEISSFNCLFTQDKELPSLITKMFNTVVSADRNELSTAALQRFSSEHYYQKWLEIVRQG, from the coding sequence ATGAGAATTCTCATTGTAAATAAGTTCCTATACCTTCGGGGAGGTGACTGCACCCACTCCCTAAATTTAAAGCAATTATTACGTAATGCAGGCCATGACGTGTGTTTCTACGCAATGAGTTATTCACAAAATATAGTATGTGAGGAAAATAAATATTTTGCCGAAGAGATAAGTTTCTCTGCGAAGGATCTACAAGGAAAAATAAAAGCTGCCAACCGCATTATATGGGGGATAGGAGTAGCGCAAAACTTCAAAAAACTTTTAGATGAATTTCAGCCTGACGTTGTGCACCTGAATAATATTCATTCGTATCTTTCACCTATAGTTGCGAAACTGGCATATCAAAGAGGAGTCAAAGTAATCTGGACACTCCATGACTATAAACTGATCTGTCCTTCATACAGCTGTCTTTGCAAGGGAAATACCTGTGAAGCATGTTTTACGGATAAAAAGCACGTAGTACTCCGTAAATGCATGAAGAACAGTTTTCCGGCAAGCATATTGGCTTGGGGGGAAGCCATGAACTGGAATAAGAATAAGCTTTCATTATGGACAAATAGTTTTATCTGTCCTAGTCAGTTCATGGCGGAAAAAATGCAGCAAGGAGGATATCCGGCCACTAAACTACAGGTCATTAGTAACTTCATTGGAGAAGAACAAGTGCAATATATAATAAATACCCCCAACCCCATACGGGAAGAAGCATACGCATATATAGGACGACTTTCACAAGAAAAAGGTGTTGAGTCACTTTTAAAGGCTGCTTCTCGTTTACCTTATAAACTATATATTGCCGGCAGCGGCCCTTTAGAAGCTGAATTGAAGAAAAAATATACTGCAAATAATATAATCTTTCTTGGACATTTGGGAACAAAGGATACTATTGAACTTTTTAAAAAAGTATCTTTTACTGTCATTCCTTCTATATCGTATGAGAATAATCCACTAGGTGTAATAGAATCCATGTGTTGTGGTACTCCTGTGTTAGGACGAAATATTGGTGGCATACCGGAATTATTAGAAATCAGCAGTTTCAATTGCCTCTTCACCCAAGACAAAGAATTACCTTCACTAATTACTAAAATGTTCAATACCGTTGTTTCTGCCGATCGAAATGAATTATCCACTGCTGCATTGCAACGCTTCTCTAGCGAACATTATTATCAAAAGTGGCTTGAAATAGTAAGACAAGGATGA
- a CDS encoding sugar transferase, with translation MNMHYLSYHFPLQRKYNRIFKRTFDIVFASIVLLLIYPWAYILIGCCIKIKMPGKIIFSQKRNGQSGKVFLCYKFRSMLPNGESDTQQAYHDDPRITPLGRFLRTTSIDELPQFWNVLIGDMSIVGPRPHMLIHTEQYCGIIPDYNKRLLVKPGITGWAQIHNLRGETEKLDKMKKRVEYDIWYIEHWSFALDLKIMLNTLKIIFR, from the coding sequence ATGAATATGCATTACCTATCATATCATTTTCCGCTACAACGAAAATACAATCGAATCTTTAAACGAACATTTGATATTGTATTCGCTTCAATAGTCCTATTATTAATATATCCATGGGCATATATCCTCATAGGATGTTGTATTAAGATAAAGATGCCAGGCAAGATTATATTTTCTCAAAAGCGGAATGGGCAATCCGGAAAAGTATTTCTCTGTTATAAATTCCGTTCCATGCTACCCAATGGAGAATCTGATACACAGCAAGCATATCATGACGATCCCCGCATCACTCCACTCGGACGTTTTCTACGCACCACCAGCATTGATGAATTACCTCAGTTCTGGAACGTGCTTATTGGAGATATGTCGATAGTAGGTCCCCGGCCTCATATGCTGATACATACAGAACAATATTGCGGCATCATTCCTGACTATAACAAGAGATTGCTAGTGAAACCGGGGATAACCGGTTGGGCGCAGATACATAATCTGCGTGGAGAAACGGAGAAATTGGATAAAATGAAAAAAAGAGTGGAATATGATATTTGGTATATTGAACATTGGTCATTTGCACTGGATCTGAAAATCATGCTCAACACTCTGAAAATTATATTTCGATAA
- a CDS encoding glycosyltransferase, which produces MIIKLGIEFVNQGHEVTLIAAEEYKPTYQQDFPIEIVYFRSMLPKLFLPTVLPFHPQLIHFIRKHKGQFDMIISSEIFSFNSLFAACLVPDKTLIWQESGNHNRKFFRLPSLIWYHLVARAFMRKVRVIPRSLIAGKFTKQFGLNVFSNFIDHGVDGKVFHFQKEKKASFIVIAHLDRDKDVISIIISYKKFIERYSDRQYSLYIIGEGEESENLKDYVQSNQLSNQVFFLGRIPQRELSKYLSESVCLLCNSRKELNMLSIGEAIVAGTPVLTNTVPYSHEWITQNKLGIAKDNWTEEDMYEIVMNNRYYVDNCSRYSSQLLLSELPNKFIKQFNIK; this is translated from the coding sequence ATGATTATAAAACTGGGGATAGAGTTTGTTAATCAGGGGCATGAGGTGACTTTAATAGCTGCGGAAGAATATAAGCCAACCTATCAGCAGGATTTTCCCATAGAAATAGTTTATTTTCGTTCTATGCTGCCTAAATTGTTCCTGCCAACTGTACTGCCTTTTCATCCGCAACTGATTCACTTCATCAGGAAACATAAAGGACAATTTGACATGATTATCAGTAGCGAAATTTTTTCGTTTAATTCTTTATTTGCCGCATGCTTAGTGCCTGATAAAACTCTAATATGGCAAGAATCAGGCAATCATAATCGAAAATTCTTCAGATTGCCATCTTTGATATGGTATCACCTTGTAGCACGCGCATTTATGCGCAAGGTAAGAGTCATACCCCGTTCTCTTATAGCAGGAAAGTTCACAAAACAGTTTGGTTTGAATGTTTTTTCTAATTTTATAGATCACGGTGTAGATGGAAAAGTATTTCATTTCCAAAAAGAAAAGAAAGCTTCATTTATTGTTATAGCCCATTTGGATAGAGATAAGGATGTAATATCTATTATCATCTCCTATAAGAAATTCATAGAACGATATTCTGACAGACAGTATTCATTATACATAATCGGAGAAGGGGAGGAATCTGAGAATCTGAAAGACTATGTCCAAAGTAACCAACTGAGTAATCAAGTTTTCTTTTTGGGAAGAATCCCGCAAAGGGAATTGAGTAAATATCTAAGCGAATCTGTTTGTTTACTTTGCAATTCCAGGAAAGAACTAAATATGTTGTCTATAGGAGAAGCTATAGTAGCAGGAACTCCGGTACTTACAAATACGGTCCCGTATAGCCATGAATGGATAACACAGAATAAGTTAGGAATAGCTAAAGATAATTGGACAGAAGAAGATATGTATGAAATAGTGATGAATAATAGGTATTATGTGGATAATTGCTCACGCTATTCTTCACAACTCTTATTATCGGAACTTCCCAACAAATTCATAAAACAATTCAATATAAAATAA
- a CDS encoding radical SAM protein, with translation MKSAINSPTDMCIIVTYRCPMQCQMCNIWQNPTDKDKEITPAEIEKLPKVKFINITGGEPFIREDLEEIVEVAFRKSPRVVISTSGWYEERIIHLAEKFPNIGIRISIEGLSQKNDELRGRQGGFDRGIRTLLRLKEMGIKDIGFGITVSNSNSTDMLSLYRLSRSLGMEFATAALHNSYYFHKTDNTFTNKEEVCSNFGKLIEWQLREKHPKAWFRAYFNWGLINYIQGKPRLLPCEAGLVNFFVAPYGDVYPCNGLESKYWKESMGNIRTMSSFQDLWRSEQAERVRAHVRKCPKNCWMVGTAAPVMKKYIAIPLRWVLHQKMQSAMGHPINLKG, from the coding sequence ATGAAATCTGCTATAAATTCACCTACTGATATGTGTATTATCGTCACGTACCGCTGCCCTATGCAGTGCCAAATGTGTAATATCTGGCAAAATCCGACCGATAAAGATAAGGAGATTACCCCTGCAGAGATAGAGAAACTACCTAAAGTGAAATTCATCAATATAACCGGCGGGGAGCCGTTCATCCGGGAAGATTTGGAGGAAATAGTGGAAGTAGCATTCCGCAAGTCTCCCCGTGTTGTTATTTCAACTTCAGGATGGTATGAAGAACGCATCATTCATTTGGCTGAGAAGTTTCCCAATATAGGAATACGCATCAGCATCGAGGGATTATCTCAAAAGAATGATGAACTTAGAGGACGTCAAGGTGGATTTGATAGAGGAATACGTACTTTATTGCGATTAAAAGAAATGGGTATCAAAGATATAGGCTTCGGCATTACGGTTTCCAATTCTAATTCGACTGATATGCTTTCTCTCTATCGTTTGTCACGTTCACTCGGTATGGAATTTGCAACTGCTGCTTTGCATAATTCGTATTACTTCCACAAAACAGATAATACTTTCACCAATAAGGAAGAAGTTTGTAGCAACTTCGGCAAATTAATTGAATGGCAATTGAGAGAGAAGCATCCCAAAGCTTGGTTTCGCGCTTACTTCAATTGGGGATTAATAAACTATATACAAGGAAAACCACGTTTGCTTCCTTGTGAAGCCGGACTGGTAAACTTCTTTGTAGCTCCTTATGGCGATGTGTATCCATGCAATGGGTTGGAAAGTAAATACTGGAAAGAAAGCATGGGAAACATCCGCACAATGTCTTCTTTTCAGGACTTATGGAGAAGTGAACAGGCCGAGCGTGTCAGAGCCCACGTACGTAAATGTCCCAAGAATTGCTGGATGGTAGGCACCGCCGCTCCGGTAATGAAGAAATATATTGCCATCCCATTACGGTGGGTGTTACATCAAAAAATGCAGTCCGCAATGGGACATCCTATAAATCTGAAAGGCTAA
- a CDS encoding capsule assembly Wzi family protein, with amino-acid sequence MRTVCHILAILFCFTTGSSVKAQNGWKRQNLSSFVEYGASVHTGENTPLWQVSNQHGFSSIDNNTYLRGGAFYTDTLRNWRLEGGLDMAVASGFTSTFVLQQGYADIRYKWIGLLIGSKEIDSPLLNQQLSSGGLTWSGNARPIPQVWIGLPEYVQVLPRLALKAEISYGWFTDNNYQKKQVGEDYWYTKSIKYHHKSGFLRIGVPQGKWQLDVGMSLDVQFGGYKSAGMDVGDLGNSWKDYFKVFIPSRGDDSSPEGEQIAYQGNFMGSEHIRMTYRHDDFSISAYLENYYDDFSGMGKLNGFDGLWGIEYKSNHRQAINGFVLEYYQTTNQSGPMHGVDFTVVEKTGGADDYYNNEWYPGWVHWGMTMANPLIASPIYNKDGDMSFKYNRIRALHLGWSGDISNEWTYLAKLSYNKTWGTPFKPIPNILENFSTFASVFYSPRKWKGWQFNASVAFDIGEIYGDNLGCQLKVRKKF; translated from the coding sequence ATGCGTACAGTCTGTCATATTCTTGCCATTCTATTTTGCTTTACTACCGGATCGTCAGTAAAGGCGCAAAATGGGTGGAAACGGCAAAATTTATCTTCTTTTGTAGAATATGGTGCCTCCGTCCACACAGGCGAGAATACTCCTCTATGGCAAGTAAGCAACCAACATGGTTTTTCCTCAATCGACAATAATACTTACCTGAGAGGAGGAGCTTTTTATACGGATACACTTCGTAATTGGCGTCTTGAAGGTGGCTTGGATATGGCAGTAGCTTCCGGTTTTACATCTACCTTTGTGTTGCAACAAGGCTATGCGGATATACGGTACAAATGGATAGGTTTACTTATTGGCAGTAAAGAAATTGACTCTCCATTATTAAATCAACAATTGAGTAGTGGCGGATTAACCTGGTCGGGCAATGCAAGACCCATTCCGCAAGTATGGATAGGACTCCCCGAATATGTGCAAGTATTACCACGCCTCGCTTTAAAAGCGGAGATTTCGTACGGATGGTTTACTGACAACAATTATCAAAAGAAACAGGTAGGAGAGGATTACTGGTATACCAAAAGCATTAAGTATCACCACAAAAGCGGCTTCCTTCGCATCGGTGTGCCGCAAGGGAAATGGCAACTGGATGTAGGCATGAGTCTGGATGTACAGTTTGGCGGTTATAAAAGTGCCGGAATGGATGTAGGAGATTTAGGAAATAGTTGGAAAGATTATTTCAAAGTATTCATCCCCAGCCGTGGAGATGACAGTAGTCCAGAGGGAGAACAAATAGCTTACCAAGGCAATTTCATGGGGAGCGAGCATATCCGTATGACCTACCGTCACGACGACTTTTCCATAAGTGCCTATCTGGAAAATTATTACGATGATTTCAGTGGAATGGGGAAATTAAATGGTTTTGATGGGTTATGGGGAATTGAATATAAATCCAACCACCGGCAAGCCATCAATGGCTTTGTGCTGGAATATTATCAGACTACCAACCAAAGCGGCCCTATGCATGGAGTGGATTTCACCGTAGTAGAGAAAACGGGAGGTGCAGACGATTATTATAACAACGAGTGGTATCCCGGCTGGGTACACTGGGGAATGACTATGGCTAACCCATTGATCGCTTCTCCCATTTATAACAAAGACGGTGACATGAGTTTCAAATACAACCGCATCCGAGCCTTACATTTAGGTTGGAGCGGAGACATCAGCAACGAATGGACATACCTCGCAAAACTATCATATAATAAAACTTGGGGAACTCCTTTCAAACCTATACCCAATATATTAGAAAATTTTTCTACTTTTGCATCAGTTTTCTATTCTCCCCGAAAATGGAAGGGATGGCAGTTCAATGCTTCCGTTGCTTTCGACATAGGAGAGATATATGGCGACAATCTGGGTTGCCAACTGAAAGTACGAAAGAAATTCTAA